The following are encoded together in the Mesoplodon densirostris isolate mMesDen1 chromosome 2, mMesDen1 primary haplotype, whole genome shotgun sequence genome:
- the CAP1 gene encoding adenylyl cyclase-associated protein 1 isoform X1 produces the protein MADMQNLVERLERAVGRLEAVSQASDMHCGYADSAAKAGTTPYVQAFDSLLAGPVAEYLKISKEIGGDVQKHAEMVHTGLKLERALLVTASQCQQPAGNKLSDLLAPISEQIQEVITFREKNRGSKLFNHLSGVSESIQALGWVAMAPKPGPYVKEMNDAAMFYTNRVLKEYKDVDKKHVDWVKAYLSIWTELQAYIKEFHTTGLAWSKTGPVAKELSGLPSGPSAGSGPPPPPPGPPPPPAPTSSGSDESASRSALFAQINQGENITHALKHVSDDLKTHKNPALKAQSAPVRSGPKPFCASKPGVSPSPKPVTKKEPALLELEGKKWRVENQENVSNLVIDDTELKQVAYIFKCVNSTLQIKGKINSITVDNCKKLGLVFDDVVGIVEIINSRDVKVQVMGKVPTISINKTDGCHVYLSKNSLDCEIVSAKSSEMNVLIPTEGDDFNEFPVPEQFKTVWNGRKLVTTVTEIAG, from the exons ATGGCTGACATGCAAAATCTGGTAGAAAGGTTGGAGAGAGCGGTGGGCCGCCTGGAGGCAGTCTCCCAGGCCTCTGACATGCACTGTGGGTATGCAGACAGTGCTGCAAAAG CAGGAACGACTCCATATGTGCAAGCATTTGACTCACTCTTGGCCGGTCCTGTGGCAGAGTACCTCAAGATCAGTAAAGAGATTGGGGGAGATGTGCAGAAGCAT gCAGAGATGGTCCACACGGGTCTGAAGTTGGAGCGAGCGCTCTTGGTTACAGCCTCTCAATGCCAGCAGCCAGCAGGC AATAAGCTTTCCGATTTGTTGGCACCCATCTCCGAGCAGATCCAAGAAGTGATAACCTTTCGGGAGAAGAACCGAGGCAGCAAGTTGTTCAATCACCTGTCAGGTGTCAGCGAAAGTatccaggccctgggctgggtggCTATG GCTCCCAAGCCTGGTCCCTATGTGAAGGAAATGAATGATGCTGCCATGTTTTATACAAACCGAGTCCTCAAGGAGTACAAAGATGT GGATAAGAAGCATGTGGACTGGGTCAAAGCTTACTTGAGTATATGGACAGAGCTGCAGGCTTACATTAAGGAGTTCCATACCACTGGCCTGGCCTGGAGCAAAACG GGGCCTGTGGCAAAAGAACTGAGTGGATTGCCATCGGGACCTTCTGCTGGATCGGGTCCTCCTCCCCCCCCACCAGGCCCAcctcccccaccagcccccaCCAGTTCAGGCTCAGATGAGTCTGCTTCACGCTCAGCACTGTTTGCACAGATTAATCAGGGGGAGAACATCACACATG CCCTGAAACATGTATCTGATGACTTGAAGACTCACAAGAACCCTGCCTTGAAGGCTCAGAGTGCTCCAGTACGAAGTGGCCCCAAACCATTCTGTGCATCTAAACCAGGAGTCAGTCCTTCCCCCAAACCAGTCACAAAGAAGGAGCCAGCTCTACTTGAACTGGAGGGCAAGAAGTGGAGAGTG GAAAATCAGGAGAATGTTTCCAACCTGGTGATAGATGACACAGAGCTGAAACAGGTGGCTTACATATTCAAGTGTGTCAACTCAACATTGCAAATCAAGGGCAAAATTAACTCCATTACAGTAG ATAACTGTAAGAAACTTGGTCTGGTGTTCGATGACGTGGTGGGCATTGTGGAGATAATCAATAGTAGGGATGTCAAAGTTCAG GTAATGGGTAAAGTGCCAACCATTTCCATCAACAAAACAGATGGCTGCCACGTTTACCTGAGCAAGAATTCACTGGATTGTGAGATAGTCAGTGCCAAATCTTCTGAGATGAATGTCCTCATTCCTACAGAAGGCGATGACTTC AATGAGTTCCCAGTCCCTGAACAGTTCAAGACCGTATGGAATGGGCGGAAGTTGGTCACCACAGTGACAGAAATTGCTGGATAA
- the CAP1 gene encoding adenylyl cyclase-associated protein 1 isoform X2, translated as MADMQNLVERLERAVGRLEAVSQASDMHCGYADSAAKGTTPYVQAFDSLLAGPVAEYLKISKEIGGDVQKHAEMVHTGLKLERALLVTASQCQQPAGNKLSDLLAPISEQIQEVITFREKNRGSKLFNHLSGVSESIQALGWVAMAPKPGPYVKEMNDAAMFYTNRVLKEYKDVDKKHVDWVKAYLSIWTELQAYIKEFHTTGLAWSKTGPVAKELSGLPSGPSAGSGPPPPPPGPPPPPAPTSSGSDESASRSALFAQINQGENITHALKHVSDDLKTHKNPALKAQSAPVRSGPKPFCASKPGVSPSPKPVTKKEPALLELEGKKWRVENQENVSNLVIDDTELKQVAYIFKCVNSTLQIKGKINSITVDNCKKLGLVFDDVVGIVEIINSRDVKVQVMGKVPTISINKTDGCHVYLSKNSLDCEIVSAKSSEMNVLIPTEGDDFNEFPVPEQFKTVWNGRKLVTTVTEIAG; from the exons ATGGCTGACATGCAAAATCTGGTAGAAAGGTTGGAGAGAGCGGTGGGCCGCCTGGAGGCAGTCTCCCAGGCCTCTGACATGCACTGTGGGTATGCAGACAGTGCTGCAAAAG GAACGACTCCATATGTGCAAGCATTTGACTCACTCTTGGCCGGTCCTGTGGCAGAGTACCTCAAGATCAGTAAAGAGATTGGGGGAGATGTGCAGAAGCAT gCAGAGATGGTCCACACGGGTCTGAAGTTGGAGCGAGCGCTCTTGGTTACAGCCTCTCAATGCCAGCAGCCAGCAGGC AATAAGCTTTCCGATTTGTTGGCACCCATCTCCGAGCAGATCCAAGAAGTGATAACCTTTCGGGAGAAGAACCGAGGCAGCAAGTTGTTCAATCACCTGTCAGGTGTCAGCGAAAGTatccaggccctgggctgggtggCTATG GCTCCCAAGCCTGGTCCCTATGTGAAGGAAATGAATGATGCTGCCATGTTTTATACAAACCGAGTCCTCAAGGAGTACAAAGATGT GGATAAGAAGCATGTGGACTGGGTCAAAGCTTACTTGAGTATATGGACAGAGCTGCAGGCTTACATTAAGGAGTTCCATACCACTGGCCTGGCCTGGAGCAAAACG GGGCCTGTGGCAAAAGAACTGAGTGGATTGCCATCGGGACCTTCTGCTGGATCGGGTCCTCCTCCCCCCCCACCAGGCCCAcctcccccaccagcccccaCCAGTTCAGGCTCAGATGAGTCTGCTTCACGCTCAGCACTGTTTGCACAGATTAATCAGGGGGAGAACATCACACATG CCCTGAAACATGTATCTGATGACTTGAAGACTCACAAGAACCCTGCCTTGAAGGCTCAGAGTGCTCCAGTACGAAGTGGCCCCAAACCATTCTGTGCATCTAAACCAGGAGTCAGTCCTTCCCCCAAACCAGTCACAAAGAAGGAGCCAGCTCTACTTGAACTGGAGGGCAAGAAGTGGAGAGTG GAAAATCAGGAGAATGTTTCCAACCTGGTGATAGATGACACAGAGCTGAAACAGGTGGCTTACATATTCAAGTGTGTCAACTCAACATTGCAAATCAAGGGCAAAATTAACTCCATTACAGTAG ATAACTGTAAGAAACTTGGTCTGGTGTTCGATGACGTGGTGGGCATTGTGGAGATAATCAATAGTAGGGATGTCAAAGTTCAG GTAATGGGTAAAGTGCCAACCATTTCCATCAACAAAACAGATGGCTGCCACGTTTACCTGAGCAAGAATTCACTGGATTGTGAGATAGTCAGTGCCAAATCTTCTGAGATGAATGTCCTCATTCCTACAGAAGGCGATGACTTC AATGAGTTCCCAGTCCCTGAACAGTTCAAGACCGTATGGAATGGGCGGAAGTTGGTCACCACAGTGACAGAAATTGCTGGATAA
- the PPT1 gene encoding palmitoyl-protein thioesterase 1: MASSSSLWLLALAFLPGSCASLALGHLDPPAPLPLVIWHGMGDSCCNPLSMGTIKKMVEKKIPGIYVLSLEIGKTLVEDVENSFFLNVNSQVTTVCQILAKDPKLQQGYNAMGFSQGGQFLRAVAQRCPSPPMINLISFGGQHQGVFGLPRCPGESSHICDLIRKTLNAGAYNKAIQERLVQAEYWHDPIKEDIYRNSSIFLADINQERGVNESYKKNLMALKKFVMVKFLNDSIVDPVDSEWFGFYRSGQAKETIPLQESTLYTQDRLGLKAMDDAGQLVFLALEGDHLQLSETWFYAHIIPFLE, translated from the exons ATGGCGTCGTCCAGCTCCTTGTGGCTCTTGGCTCTCGCTTTCTTGCCGGGGTCCTGCGCTTCCCTGGCGCTGGGGCATCTTGACCCGCCTGCCCCGCTGCCTCTGGTGATCTGGCATGGGATGG GAGACAGCTGTTGTAATCCCTTAAGCATGGGCACTATTAAAAAAATGGTCGAGAAGAAAATACCTGGAATTTACGTCTTGTCTTTAGAGATTGGGAAGACCCTGGTCGAG GACGTGGAGAACAGCTTCTTTTTGAATGTCAACTCCCAAGTAACAACGGTGTGTCAGATTCTTGCTAAGGATCCTAAATTGCAGCAAGGCTACAATGCTATGGGATTCTCCCAGGGAGGCCAATTTCT gagGGCAGTGGCTCAGAGATGCCCATCACCTCCTATGATCAATCTCATATCATTTGGGGGACAACATCAAG GTGTTTTTGGACTCCCTCGGTGCCCAGGAGAGAGCTCTCACATCTGTGACTTGATCAGAAAAACACTGAATGCTGGAGCTTACAACAAAGCTATACAAGAACG CCTGGTGCAAGCAGAATACTGGCACGACCCCATAAAGGAGGACATATACCGCAACAGCAGCATCTTCTTGGCAGATATTAATCAGGAGAGA GGTGTCAATGAGTCCTACAAGAAAAACCTGATGGCCCTGAAGAAGTTTGTGATGGTGAAATTCCTCAATGATTCCATTGTGGACCCCGTGGATTCTGAG TGGTTTGGATTTTACAGAAGTGGCCAAGCCAAGGAAACCATTCCCTTACAGGAGAGCACCCTGTACACACAG GACCGCCTGGGGCTAAAGGCAATGGACGACGCAGGACAGCTGGTGTTCCTGGCTCTCGAAGGGGACCATCTTCAACTGTCTGAAACATGGTTTTATGCCCACATCATACCCTTCCTTGAGTGA